The following are encoded together in the Carassius auratus strain Wakin chromosome 34, ASM336829v1, whole genome shotgun sequence genome:
- the LOC113053116 gene encoding putative ATP-dependent RNA helicase an3 isoform X19: MSHVVVDGSHGLEQQFAVLDLNSADGQGPGSGRRYIPPHLRNKDASNNDSPGWDGGRSNGFVNGYHDGRVNGTANFGRGPPRNDRGGRGGFRGNRNGGPFNQPMHNTGYVSFENKDGGWNSLVNRDAYTSFGGRSDRGKSAFFNDRGAGSRGRYERGGFGGGTGGNSRWVEESRDEEDWSKPLPPNERLEQELFAASNTGINFEKYDDIPVEATGSNSPGRIESFHDVDMGEIIMGNITLSRYTRPTPVQKYAIPIVKAKRDLMACAQTGSGKTAAFLLPVLSQIYNDGPGEALQATKASTQQENGKYVRRKQFPISLVLAPTRELALQIYDEARKFSYRSRVRPCVVYGGADIGQQIRDLERGCHLLVATPGRLVDMMERGKIGLDYCKYLVLDEADRMLDMGFEPQIRRIVEQDTMPPKGSRQTMMFSATFPKEIQILARDFLEEYIFLAVGRVGSTSENITQKVVWVEENDKRSFLLDLLNATGKDSLTLVFVETKKGADALEDFLYREGYACTSIHGDRSQRDREEALHQFRSGRCPIMVATAVAARGLDISNVKHVINFDLPSDIEEYVHRIGRTGRVGNLGLATSFYNDKNSNITKDLLDILVEAKQEVPSWLENLAYEHQHKSTNRGRPKRFSGGFGARDYRQVAGGGSAFTNRGARNTGGHGGNRGFGGNKGGFGSFGADSYGGNYGNYGGNYAQVDWWGN, translated from the exons ATGAGTCATGTGGTCGTCGACGGTTCACACGGTCTAGAGCAGCAG tttgctGTTTTAGACTTGAACTCAGCTGATGGACAGGGTCCTGGCTCTGGTC ggCGTTACATTCCTCCTCACTTGAGAAACAAAGACGCCTCAAATAATG ATTCTCCAGGGTGGGACGGCGGACGTAGCAATGGTTTTGTCAATGGGTACCATGATGGTCGTGTGAATGGGACTGCAAACTTTGGCCGTGGACCTCCTCGTAATGACAGAGGTGGACGTGGTGGCTTTCGTGGAAACAGGAATGGTGGTCCCTTCAACCAGCCAATGCATAATACAG GTTATGTCAGTTTTGAGAACAAAGATGGAGGCTGGAACTCTTTGGTGAACAGAGATGCCTACACTAGCTTCGGTGGGCGTTCTGACAGAGGGAAGTCTGCGTTCTTCAATGATCGAGGAGCTGGTTCAAGAGGAAG GTATGAACGTGGAGGCTTTGGAGGAGGAACAGGAGGGAACAGTCGTTGGGTTGAAGAATCCAGAGATGAAGAGGACTGGTCAAAGCCACTGCCCCCCAACGAGCGTCTGGAACA GGAGCTGTTCGCTGCGAGCAACACTGGGATTAACTTTGAGAAGTATGATGACATTCCTGTGGAGGCCACTGGATCAAACAGTCCTGGGCGTATTGAGAGT ttccatGATGTGGATATGGGCGAGATCATTATGGGCAACATCACCCTGAGTCGCTACACACGGCCTACTCCTGTTCAAAAGTATGCGATCCCCATCGTCAAGGCCAAGAGGGACCTGATGGCCTGTGCTCAAACAG GCTCGGGGAAGACTGCAGCCTTCTTACTTCCTGTGCTTAGTCAGATCTACAACGATGGACCTGGAGAGGCACTGCAGGCCACCAAAGCCAGCACCCAG CAGGAGAATGGGAAGTACGTCCGTCGTAAGCAATTTCCTATCTCACTGGTACTGGCTCCTACAAGAGAACTTGCTCTTCAGATTTATGACGAGGCCAGAAAG TTCTCTTACCGCTCCAGAGTGCGCCCGTGTGTGGTGTATGGAGGTGCAGATATAGGCCAGCAGATCCGGGATTTGGAAAGAGGCTGTCACCTGTTAGTGGCCACACCAGGCCGTCTGGTAGACATGATGGAGCGGGGCAAGATTGGCCTAGACTACTGCAA ATACCTGGTGTTGGATGAGGCTGACAGAATGCTCGATATGGGTTTCGAACCCCAGATCAGACGTATCGTGGAGCAGGACACCATGCCTCCAAAAGGGTCTCGCCAGACCATGATGTTCAGTGCCACCTTCCCGAAAGAGATCCAG attctGGCCCGTGACTTTCTGGAGGAGTATATCTTCCTGGCTGTGGGCCGAGTGGGCTCCACCTCAGAGAACATCACTCAGAAGGTGGTTTGGGTGGAAGAGAATGACAAGCGCTCCTTCCTTCTTGACCTGCTCAATGCAACAG GCAAGGATTCTCTCACACTGGTGTTTGTGGAGACGAAGAAGGGTGCTGATGCTCTTGAGGACTTCCTCTATCGCGAGGGCTATGCATGCACCAGTATCCATGGGGACCGCTCTCAGCGTGACCGTGAGGAAGCGCTCCACCAGTTCCGTTCTGGGCGCTGCCCTATCATGGTTGCCACCGCT GTGGCTGCACGTGGCCTTGATATCTCCAACGTGAAACACGTAATCAATTTTGACTTGCCTAGTGACATTGAGGAGTACGTCCACCGCATCGGTCGTACAGGCCGTGTGGGAAACCTTG GTCTGGCCACATCCTTCTATAATGATAAGAACAGCAACATCACAAAAGATCTGCTGGACATCTTGGTGGAGGCCAAACAGGAGGTGCCTTCCTGGCTTGAAAACCTAGCCTACGAGCACCAGCACAAGAGCACCAACCGTGGACGCCCCAAGAG GTTCTCTGGTGGCTTTGGGGCCAGGGATTACCGCCAGGTGGCTGGGGGCGGCAGTGCTTTCACCAACCGTGGCGCTCGAAACACTGGTGGCCATGGAGGGAACAGAGGTTTTGGAGGCAATAAGG GTGGCTTTGGCAGTTTCGGTGCTGACAGCTATGGGGGCAACTATGGGAACTATGGAGGAAACTATGCCCAGGTGGACTGGTGGGGCAACTAA
- the LOC113053116 gene encoding putative ATP-dependent RNA helicase an3 isoform X14: MSHVVVDGSHGLEQQFAVLDLNSADGQGPGSGRRYIPPHLRNKDASNNGNAYSSGRQSGYSVAPVQSYSPGWDGGRSNGFVNGYHDGRVNGTANFGRGPPRNDRGGRGGFRGNRNGGPFNQPMHNTGYVSFENKDGGWNSLVNRDAYTSFGGRSDRGKSAFFNDRGAGSRGSRYERGGFGGGTGGNSRWVEESRDEEDWSKPLPPNERLEQELFAASNTGINFEKYDDIPVEATGSNSPGRIESFHDVDMGEIIMGNITLSRYTRPTPVQKYAIPIVKAKRDLMACAQTGSGKTAAFLLPVLSQIYNDGPGEALQATKASTQQENGKYVRRKQFPISLVLAPTRELALQIYDEARKFSYRSRVRPCVVYGGADIGQQIRDLERGCHLLVATPGRLVDMMERGKIGLDYCKYLVLDEADRMLDMGFEPQIRRIVEQDTMPPKGSRQTMMFSATFPKEIQILARDFLEEYIFLAVGRVGSTSENITQKVVWVEENDKRSFLLDLLNATGKDSLTLVFVETKKGADALEDFLYREGYACTSIHGDRSQRDREEALHQFRSGRCPIMVATAVAARGLDISNVKHVINFDLPSDIEEYVHRIGRTGRVGNLGLATSFYNDKNSNITKDLLDILVEAKQEVPSWLENLAYEHQHKSTNRGRPKRFSGGFGARDYRQVAGGGSAFTNRGARNTGGHGGNRGFGGNKGGFGSFGADSYGGNYGNYGGNYAQVDWWGN, encoded by the exons ATGAGTCATGTGGTCGTCGACGGTTCACACGGTCTAGAGCAGCAG tttgctGTTTTAGACTTGAACTCAGCTGATGGACAGGGTCCTGGCTCTGGTC ggCGTTACATTCCTCCTCACTTGAGAAACAAAGACGCCTCAAATAATG GAAATGCTTATTCCTCTGGTAGACAGAGCGGTTATTCAGTGGCACCAGTACAGAGCT ATTCTCCAGGGTGGGACGGCGGACGTAGCAATGGTTTTGTCAATGGGTACCATGATGGTCGTGTGAATGGGACTGCAAACTTTGGCCGTGGACCTCCTCGTAATGACAGAGGTGGACGTGGTGGCTTTCGTGGAAACAGGAATGGTGGTCCCTTCAACCAGCCAATGCATAATACAG GTTATGTCAGTTTTGAGAACAAAGATGGAGGCTGGAACTCTTTGGTGAACAGAGATGCCTACACTAGCTTCGGTGGGCGTTCTGACAGAGGGAAGTCTGCGTTCTTCAATGATCGAGGAGCTGGTTCAAGAGGAAG CAGGTATGAACGTGGAGGCTTTGGAGGAGGAACAGGAGGGAACAGTCGTTGGGTTGAAGAATCCAGAGATGAAGAGGACTGGTCAAAGCCACTGCCCCCCAACGAGCGTCTGGAACA GGAGCTGTTCGCTGCGAGCAACACTGGGATTAACTTTGAGAAGTATGATGACATTCCTGTGGAGGCCACTGGATCAAACAGTCCTGGGCGTATTGAGAGT ttccatGATGTGGATATGGGCGAGATCATTATGGGCAACATCACCCTGAGTCGCTACACACGGCCTACTCCTGTTCAAAAGTATGCGATCCCCATCGTCAAGGCCAAGAGGGACCTGATGGCCTGTGCTCAAACAG GCTCGGGGAAGACTGCAGCCTTCTTACTTCCTGTGCTTAGTCAGATCTACAACGATGGACCTGGAGAGGCACTGCAGGCCACCAAAGCCAGCACCCAG CAGGAGAATGGGAAGTACGTCCGTCGTAAGCAATTTCCTATCTCACTGGTACTGGCTCCTACAAGAGAACTTGCTCTTCAGATTTATGACGAGGCCAGAAAG TTCTCTTACCGCTCCAGAGTGCGCCCGTGTGTGGTGTATGGAGGTGCAGATATAGGCCAGCAGATCCGGGATTTGGAAAGAGGCTGTCACCTGTTAGTGGCCACACCAGGCCGTCTGGTAGACATGATGGAGCGGGGCAAGATTGGCCTAGACTACTGCAA ATACCTGGTGTTGGATGAGGCTGACAGAATGCTCGATATGGGTTTCGAACCCCAGATCAGACGTATCGTGGAGCAGGACACCATGCCTCCAAAAGGGTCTCGCCAGACCATGATGTTCAGTGCCACCTTCCCGAAAGAGATCCAG attctGGCCCGTGACTTTCTGGAGGAGTATATCTTCCTGGCTGTGGGCCGAGTGGGCTCCACCTCAGAGAACATCACTCAGAAGGTGGTTTGGGTGGAAGAGAATGACAAGCGCTCCTTCCTTCTTGACCTGCTCAATGCAACAG GCAAGGATTCTCTCACACTGGTGTTTGTGGAGACGAAGAAGGGTGCTGATGCTCTTGAGGACTTCCTCTATCGCGAGGGCTATGCATGCACCAGTATCCATGGGGACCGCTCTCAGCGTGACCGTGAGGAAGCGCTCCACCAGTTCCGTTCTGGGCGCTGCCCTATCATGGTTGCCACCGCT GTGGCTGCACGTGGCCTTGATATCTCCAACGTGAAACACGTAATCAATTTTGACTTGCCTAGTGACATTGAGGAGTACGTCCACCGCATCGGTCGTACAGGCCGTGTGGGAAACCTTG GTCTGGCCACATCCTTCTATAATGATAAGAACAGCAACATCACAAAAGATCTGCTGGACATCTTGGTGGAGGCCAAACAGGAGGTGCCTTCCTGGCTTGAAAACCTAGCCTACGAGCACCAGCACAAGAGCACCAACCGTGGACGCCCCAAGAG GTTCTCTGGTGGCTTTGGGGCCAGGGATTACCGCCAGGTGGCTGGGGGCGGCAGTGCTTTCACCAACCGTGGCGCTCGAAACACTGGTGGCCATGGAGGGAACAGAGGTTTTGGAGGCAATAAGG GTGGCTTTGGCAGTTTCGGTGCTGACAGCTATGGGGGCAACTATGGGAACTATGGAGGAAACTATGCCCAGGTGGACTGGTGGGGCAACTAA
- the LOC113053116 gene encoding putative ATP-dependent RNA helicase an3 isoform X13, whose protein sequence is MSHVVVDGSHGLEQQFAVLDLNSADGQGPGSGRRYIPPHLRNKDASNNAGNAYSSGRQSGYSVAPVQSYSPGWDGGRSNGFVNGYHDGRVNGTANFGRGPPRNDRGGRGGFRGNRNGGPFNQPMHNTGYVSFENKDGGWNSLVNRDAYTSFGGRSDRGKSAFFNDRGAGSRGSRYERGGFGGGTGGNSRWVEESRDEEDWSKPLPPNERLEQELFAASNTGINFEKYDDIPVEATGSNSPGRIESFHDVDMGEIIMGNITLSRYTRPTPVQKYAIPIVKAKRDLMACAQTGSGKTAAFLLPVLSQIYNDGPGEALQATKASTQQENGKYVRRKQFPISLVLAPTRELALQIYDEARKFSYRSRVRPCVVYGGADIGQQIRDLERGCHLLVATPGRLVDMMERGKIGLDYCKYLVLDEADRMLDMGFEPQIRRIVEQDTMPPKGSRQTMMFSATFPKEIQILARDFLEEYIFLAVGRVGSTSENITQKVVWVEENDKRSFLLDLLNATGKDSLTLVFVETKKGADALEDFLYREGYACTSIHGDRSQRDREEALHQFRSGRCPIMVATAVAARGLDISNVKHVINFDLPSDIEEYVHRIGRTGRVGNLGLATSFYNDKNSNITKDLLDILVEAKQEVPSWLENLAYEHQHKSTNRGRPKRFSGGFGARDYRQVAGGGSAFTNRGARNTGGHGGNRGFGGNKGGFGSFGADSYGGNYGNYGGNYAQVDWWGN, encoded by the exons ATGAGTCATGTGGTCGTCGACGGTTCACACGGTCTAGAGCAGCAG tttgctGTTTTAGACTTGAACTCAGCTGATGGACAGGGTCCTGGCTCTGGTC ggCGTTACATTCCTCCTCACTTGAGAAACAAAGACGCCTCAAATAATG CAGGAAATGCTTATTCCTCTGGTAGACAGAGCGGTTATTCAGTGGCACCAGTACAGAGCT ATTCTCCAGGGTGGGACGGCGGACGTAGCAATGGTTTTGTCAATGGGTACCATGATGGTCGTGTGAATGGGACTGCAAACTTTGGCCGTGGACCTCCTCGTAATGACAGAGGTGGACGTGGTGGCTTTCGTGGAAACAGGAATGGTGGTCCCTTCAACCAGCCAATGCATAATACAG GTTATGTCAGTTTTGAGAACAAAGATGGAGGCTGGAACTCTTTGGTGAACAGAGATGCCTACACTAGCTTCGGTGGGCGTTCTGACAGAGGGAAGTCTGCGTTCTTCAATGATCGAGGAGCTGGTTCAAGAGGAAG CAGGTATGAACGTGGAGGCTTTGGAGGAGGAACAGGAGGGAACAGTCGTTGGGTTGAAGAATCCAGAGATGAAGAGGACTGGTCAAAGCCACTGCCCCCCAACGAGCGTCTGGAACA GGAGCTGTTCGCTGCGAGCAACACTGGGATTAACTTTGAGAAGTATGATGACATTCCTGTGGAGGCCACTGGATCAAACAGTCCTGGGCGTATTGAGAGT ttccatGATGTGGATATGGGCGAGATCATTATGGGCAACATCACCCTGAGTCGCTACACACGGCCTACTCCTGTTCAAAAGTATGCGATCCCCATCGTCAAGGCCAAGAGGGACCTGATGGCCTGTGCTCAAACAG GCTCGGGGAAGACTGCAGCCTTCTTACTTCCTGTGCTTAGTCAGATCTACAACGATGGACCTGGAGAGGCACTGCAGGCCACCAAAGCCAGCACCCAG CAGGAGAATGGGAAGTACGTCCGTCGTAAGCAATTTCCTATCTCACTGGTACTGGCTCCTACAAGAGAACTTGCTCTTCAGATTTATGACGAGGCCAGAAAG TTCTCTTACCGCTCCAGAGTGCGCCCGTGTGTGGTGTATGGAGGTGCAGATATAGGCCAGCAGATCCGGGATTTGGAAAGAGGCTGTCACCTGTTAGTGGCCACACCAGGCCGTCTGGTAGACATGATGGAGCGGGGCAAGATTGGCCTAGACTACTGCAA ATACCTGGTGTTGGATGAGGCTGACAGAATGCTCGATATGGGTTTCGAACCCCAGATCAGACGTATCGTGGAGCAGGACACCATGCCTCCAAAAGGGTCTCGCCAGACCATGATGTTCAGTGCCACCTTCCCGAAAGAGATCCAG attctGGCCCGTGACTTTCTGGAGGAGTATATCTTCCTGGCTGTGGGCCGAGTGGGCTCCACCTCAGAGAACATCACTCAGAAGGTGGTTTGGGTGGAAGAGAATGACAAGCGCTCCTTCCTTCTTGACCTGCTCAATGCAACAG GCAAGGATTCTCTCACACTGGTGTTTGTGGAGACGAAGAAGGGTGCTGATGCTCTTGAGGACTTCCTCTATCGCGAGGGCTATGCATGCACCAGTATCCATGGGGACCGCTCTCAGCGTGACCGTGAGGAAGCGCTCCACCAGTTCCGTTCTGGGCGCTGCCCTATCATGGTTGCCACCGCT GTGGCTGCACGTGGCCTTGATATCTCCAACGTGAAACACGTAATCAATTTTGACTTGCCTAGTGACATTGAGGAGTACGTCCACCGCATCGGTCGTACAGGCCGTGTGGGAAACCTTG GTCTGGCCACATCCTTCTATAATGATAAGAACAGCAACATCACAAAAGATCTGCTGGACATCTTGGTGGAGGCCAAACAGGAGGTGCCTTCCTGGCTTGAAAACCTAGCCTACGAGCACCAGCACAAGAGCACCAACCGTGGACGCCCCAAGAG GTTCTCTGGTGGCTTTGGGGCCAGGGATTACCGCCAGGTGGCTGGGGGCGGCAGTGCTTTCACCAACCGTGGCGCTCGAAACACTGGTGGCCATGGAGGGAACAGAGGTTTTGGAGGCAATAAGG GTGGCTTTGGCAGTTTCGGTGCTGACAGCTATGGGGGCAACTATGGGAACTATGGAGGAAACTATGCCCAGGTGGACTGGTGGGGCAACTAA
- the LOC113053116 gene encoding putative ATP-dependent RNA helicase an3 isoform X15, whose protein sequence is MSHVVVDGSHGLEQQFAVLDLNSADGQGPGSGRRYIPPHLRNKDASNNAGNAYSSGRQSGYSVAPVQSYSPGWDGGRSNGFVNGYHDGRVNGTANFGRGPPRNDRGGRGGFRGNRNGGPFNQPMHNTGYVSFENKDGGWNSLVNRDAYTSFGGRSDRGKSAFFNDRGAGSRGRYERGGFGGGTGGNSRWVEESRDEEDWSKPLPPNERLEQELFAASNTGINFEKYDDIPVEATGSNSPGRIESFHDVDMGEIIMGNITLSRYTRPTPVQKYAIPIVKAKRDLMACAQTGSGKTAAFLLPVLSQIYNDGPGEALQATKASTQENGKYVRRKQFPISLVLAPTRELALQIYDEARKFSYRSRVRPCVVYGGADIGQQIRDLERGCHLLVATPGRLVDMMERGKIGLDYCKYLVLDEADRMLDMGFEPQIRRIVEQDTMPPKGSRQTMMFSATFPKEIQILARDFLEEYIFLAVGRVGSTSENITQKVVWVEENDKRSFLLDLLNATGKDSLTLVFVETKKGADALEDFLYREGYACTSIHGDRSQRDREEALHQFRSGRCPIMVATAVAARGLDISNVKHVINFDLPSDIEEYVHRIGRTGRVGNLGLATSFYNDKNSNITKDLLDILVEAKQEVPSWLENLAYEHQHKSTNRGRPKRFSGGFGARDYRQVAGGGSAFTNRGARNTGGHGGNRGFGGNKGGFGSFGADSYGGNYGNYGGNYAQVDWWGN, encoded by the exons ATGAGTCATGTGGTCGTCGACGGTTCACACGGTCTAGAGCAGCAG tttgctGTTTTAGACTTGAACTCAGCTGATGGACAGGGTCCTGGCTCTGGTC ggCGTTACATTCCTCCTCACTTGAGAAACAAAGACGCCTCAAATAATG CAGGAAATGCTTATTCCTCTGGTAGACAGAGCGGTTATTCAGTGGCACCAGTACAGAGCT ATTCTCCAGGGTGGGACGGCGGACGTAGCAATGGTTTTGTCAATGGGTACCATGATGGTCGTGTGAATGGGACTGCAAACTTTGGCCGTGGACCTCCTCGTAATGACAGAGGTGGACGTGGTGGCTTTCGTGGAAACAGGAATGGTGGTCCCTTCAACCAGCCAATGCATAATACAG GTTATGTCAGTTTTGAGAACAAAGATGGAGGCTGGAACTCTTTGGTGAACAGAGATGCCTACACTAGCTTCGGTGGGCGTTCTGACAGAGGGAAGTCTGCGTTCTTCAATGATCGAGGAGCTGGTTCAAGAGGAAG GTATGAACGTGGAGGCTTTGGAGGAGGAACAGGAGGGAACAGTCGTTGGGTTGAAGAATCCAGAGATGAAGAGGACTGGTCAAAGCCACTGCCCCCCAACGAGCGTCTGGAACA GGAGCTGTTCGCTGCGAGCAACACTGGGATTAACTTTGAGAAGTATGATGACATTCCTGTGGAGGCCACTGGATCAAACAGTCCTGGGCGTATTGAGAGT ttccatGATGTGGATATGGGCGAGATCATTATGGGCAACATCACCCTGAGTCGCTACACACGGCCTACTCCTGTTCAAAAGTATGCGATCCCCATCGTCAAGGCCAAGAGGGACCTGATGGCCTGTGCTCAAACAG GCTCGGGGAAGACTGCAGCCTTCTTACTTCCTGTGCTTAGTCAGATCTACAACGATGGACCTGGAGAGGCACTGCAGGCCACCAAAGCCAGCACCCAG GAGAATGGGAAGTACGTCCGTCGTAAGCAATTTCCTATCTCACTGGTACTGGCTCCTACAAGAGAACTTGCTCTTCAGATTTATGACGAGGCCAGAAAG TTCTCTTACCGCTCCAGAGTGCGCCCGTGTGTGGTGTATGGAGGTGCAGATATAGGCCAGCAGATCCGGGATTTGGAAAGAGGCTGTCACCTGTTAGTGGCCACACCAGGCCGTCTGGTAGACATGATGGAGCGGGGCAAGATTGGCCTAGACTACTGCAA ATACCTGGTGTTGGATGAGGCTGACAGAATGCTCGATATGGGTTTCGAACCCCAGATCAGACGTATCGTGGAGCAGGACACCATGCCTCCAAAAGGGTCTCGCCAGACCATGATGTTCAGTGCCACCTTCCCGAAAGAGATCCAG attctGGCCCGTGACTTTCTGGAGGAGTATATCTTCCTGGCTGTGGGCCGAGTGGGCTCCACCTCAGAGAACATCACTCAGAAGGTGGTTTGGGTGGAAGAGAATGACAAGCGCTCCTTCCTTCTTGACCTGCTCAATGCAACAG GCAAGGATTCTCTCACACTGGTGTTTGTGGAGACGAAGAAGGGTGCTGATGCTCTTGAGGACTTCCTCTATCGCGAGGGCTATGCATGCACCAGTATCCATGGGGACCGCTCTCAGCGTGACCGTGAGGAAGCGCTCCACCAGTTCCGTTCTGGGCGCTGCCCTATCATGGTTGCCACCGCT GTGGCTGCACGTGGCCTTGATATCTCCAACGTGAAACACGTAATCAATTTTGACTTGCCTAGTGACATTGAGGAGTACGTCCACCGCATCGGTCGTACAGGCCGTGTGGGAAACCTTG GTCTGGCCACATCCTTCTATAATGATAAGAACAGCAACATCACAAAAGATCTGCTGGACATCTTGGTGGAGGCCAAACAGGAGGTGCCTTCCTGGCTTGAAAACCTAGCCTACGAGCACCAGCACAAGAGCACCAACCGTGGACGCCCCAAGAG GTTCTCTGGTGGCTTTGGGGCCAGGGATTACCGCCAGGTGGCTGGGGGCGGCAGTGCTTTCACCAACCGTGGCGCTCGAAACACTGGTGGCCATGGAGGGAACAGAGGTTTTGGAGGCAATAAGG GTGGCTTTGGCAGTTTCGGTGCTGACAGCTATGGGGGCAACTATGGGAACTATGGAGGAAACTATGCCCAGGTGGACTGGTGGGGCAACTAA